In a single window of the Bos taurus isolate L1 Dominette 01449 registration number 42190680 breed Hereford chromosome 23, ARS-UCD2.0, whole genome shotgun sequence genome:
- the ZNF391 gene encoding zinc finger protein 391 isoform X1 yields the protein MESLQGNTAQHPMDEKACKSEGQLSRQTKCPVQKKSSFEKTAIRKVSVSLKEIFAKEKGPEYSKFNLSSNFNTRQRIPKGARSPKSRKNSKDNSDLIKHQKLFLQRKPCKCNECGKAFNYESDLIVHRRIHGGEKPFECNECGKTFSRSTHLIEHQRTHTGEKPYECPECGKAFSRSTHLSLHQRIHTGEKPYECSECGKAFSRSTNLSQHQRTHTQEKPYKCNECGKAFSDRSTIIQHQRIHTGENPYECSECGKAYSWISSLIEHQRTHSGENPYECNDCGKVFSRSSSLAEHQRIHTGEKPHECRVCGKGFSRSSSLIIHQRTHTREKPFKCNSCEKAFSQSSTLIRHQQLHTKE from the coding sequence ATGGAAAGTCTTCAAGGGAATACTGCCCAGCATCCTATGGATGAAAAAGCCTGTAAAAGTGAGGGCCAATTATCAAGGCAGACAAAATGTCCTGTACAGAAGAAATCTTCTTTTGAGaaaacagcaatcagaaaagTGTCAGTGTCTCTCAAGGAGATTTTTGCTAAGGAGAAAGGCCCTGAATACAGTAAATTTAATCTAAGCTCAAATTTTAATACACGGCAGAGAATTCCAAAGGGAGCTAGGTCCCCCAAATCTAGGAAAAACTCCAAAGATAATTCAGACTTAATTAAACACCAAAAACTCTTTCTGCAAAGGAAGCCTTGTAAATGCAATGAATGTGGTAAAGCCTTTAATTATGAATCAGACCTCATTGTCCACAGGAGAATTCATGGTGGAGAAAAGCCTTTTGAATGCAATGAATGTGGGAAAACTTTTAGCCGAAGCACACACCTTATTGAACATCAAAgaactcacactggagagaaaccttatgaatGCCCTGAATGTGGAAAAGCTTTTAGCCGGAGTACACACCTTAGTCTACATCAGAGGATCCATACTGGAGAAAAACCATATGAATGTAGtgaatgtggaaaagcctttAGCCGAAGCACTAACCTTAGTCAACATCAGCGAACTCATACTCAAGAAAAACCTTACAAGTGTAATGAATGCGGGAAAGCCTTCAGTGACCGTTCAACTATAATTCAGCATCAACGAATACACACTGGAGAGAATCCCTATGAATGCAGTGAATGTGGAAAAGCTTACAGTTGGATCTCATCTCTTATTGAACATCAGAGAACACACTCTGGAGAGAACCCCTATGAATGCAATGACTGTGGAAAAGTATTCAGTCGAAGCTCATCCCTTGCTGAACATCAGAGAAtccacactggagaaaagccccaTGAGTGTAGAGTGTGTGGCAAGGGCTTTAGTCGGAGCTCCTCCCTTATTATTCACCAGAGAACTCATACCAGAGAGAAGCCTTTCAAGTGTAATAGCTGTGAGAAAGCCTTCAGTCAGAGTTCAACTCTTATTAGACATCAGCAACTTCACACTAAAGAGTAA
- the ZNF184 gene encoding zinc finger protein 184 isoform X1 has product MEDLSAPESALFQGGHTLLPSASFQESVTFKDVIVDFTQEEWKQLDPVQRGLFRDVTLENYTHLVSIGLQVSKPDVISQLEQGTEPWIVEPSIPVGTPGDWVTRPENSITASELDISGEEPSPGAVAEKHKRDDPWSTNFLETCESKGSPERQQANKQTLPREIKITEKTIPTLEQAHVNNDFEKSISVSLDLLTHKQISPKQTSTKTNVKQNLNPVKKEKSCKCNECGKAFTYCSALIRHQRTHTGEKPYKCNECEKAFSRSENLINHQRIHTGDKPYKCDQCGKGFIEGPSLTQHQRIHTGEKPYKCDECGKAFSQRTHLVQHQRIHTGEKPYTCNECGKAFSQRGHFMEHQKIHTGEKPFKCDECDKTFTRSTHLTQHQKIHTGEKTYKCNECGKAFNGPSTFIRHHMIHTGEKPYECNECGKAFSQHSNLTQHQKTHTGEKPYDCAECGKSFSYWSSLAQHLKIHTGEKPYKCNECGKAFSYCSSLTQHRRIHTREKPFECSECGKAFSYLSNLNQHQKTHTQEKAYECKECGKAFIRSSSLAKHERIHTGEKPYQCHECGKTFSYGSSLIQHRKIHTGERPYKCNECGRAFNQNIHLTQHKRIHTGAKPYECAECGKAFRHCSSLAQHQKTHTEEKPYHCNKCEKAFSQSSHLAQHQRIHTGEKPYKCNECDKTFSRSTHLTEHQNTHTGEKPYNCNECRKTFSQSTYLIQHQRIHSAEKPFGCNDCGKAFRYRSALNKHQRLHPGI; this is encoded by the exons gaatcagtgacctTCAAGGATGTGATAGTGGACTTTACCCAGGAAGAATGGAAACAGCTGGATCCCGTACAGAGAGGTTTATTCAGGGATGTGACATTGGAGAATTATACACATCTGGTCTCTATAG GACTCCAAGTTTCCAAACCTGATGTGATTTCCCAGTTAGAGCAAGGGACAGAGCCGTGGATTGTGGAGCCCAGCATCCCAGTAGGGACCCCTGGAG actgGGTGACAAGACCAGAAAATAGCATAACAGCCTCAGAGCTGGACATTTCTGGAGAAGAGCCGTCTCCAGGGGCAGTAGCAGAAAAGCACAAAAGGGATGATCCTTGGAGCACCAACTTCTTAGAAACTTGTGAATCCAAAGGCAGTCCAGAGAGGCAGCAGGCAAACAAACAGACACTgccaagggaaataaaaataactgaaaagacCATACCAACTTTGGAGCAAGCACATGTAAATAATGACTTTGAAAAAAGCATCAGTGTGAGTTTAGACCTTTTAACACACAAACAAATATCTCCAAAACAGACCTCTACTAAAACAAATGTCAAACAGAATTTAAACCCAGTTAAAAAAGAGAAGTCTTGTAAGTGCAATGAATGTGGAAAAGCTTTTACTTATTGTTCAGCTCTTATTCGCCATCAGAGAACGCATACTGGAGAAAAACCCTACAAATGTAATGAATGTGAAAAAGCCTTCAGCCGGAGTGAAAACCTTATAAACCATcaaagaattcatactggagataaaccatataaatgtgatcaGTGCGGGAAAGGCTTCATTGAGGGTCCATCTCTTACTCAACATCAAagaattcacactggagaaaaaccCTATAAGTGTGATGAATGTGGGAAAGCTTTTAGTCAGAGAACCCACCTTGTTCAGCATCAGAGAATACACACTGGTGAGAAACCATATACTTGTAATGAGTGTGGAAAAGCCTTTAGCCAGAGAGGCCACTTCATGGAACATCAGAAAATCCATACAGGAGAAAAACCTTTTAAATGCGACGAATGTGATAAAACATTTACCAGGAGCACACACCttactcaacatcaaaaaatccatactggagagaaaacctataaatgtaatgaatgtggaaaGGCTTTCAATGGACCCTCAACGTTTATTCGTCATCATATGATTCATACTGGGGAAAAACCATATGAGTGCAATGAATGTGGTAAAGCCTTCAGTCAGCACTCAAACCTCACTCAGCATCAGAAAACACATACTGGGGAGAAACCTTATGATTGTGCTGAGTGTGGGAAATCCTTTAGTTATTGGTCATCCCTTGCTCAACATCTCaaaattcatactggagaaaAACCTTACAAATGCAATGAATGTGGAAAGGCCTTCAGTTACTGCTCATCCCTTACTCAACATCGGAGAATTCACACCAGAGAAAAGCCTTTTGAATGCAGTGAATGTGGAAAGGCTTTCAGTTATCTCTCAAACCTTAATCAACATCAGAAAACTCATACCCAAGAGAAAGCttatgaatgtaaggaatgtgggaaggcctttaTTCGAAGTTCATCTCTTGCTAAACATGAAAGGattcatactggtgagaaaccCTATCAGTGTCATGAATGTGGGAAAACCTTCAGTTACGGCTCATCCCTTATTCAGCATAGGAAAATACATACTGGAGAAAGACCTTACAAGTGTAATGAATGTGGGCGAGCCTTCAACCAGAACATACACCTTACACAGCATAAGAGAATTCACACGGGAGCAAAGCCTTATGAGTGTGCCGAGTGTGGCAAAGCCTTTCGACATTGTTCATCTCttgctcaacatcaaaaaacacacacagaagaaaaacCCTACCATTGTAATAAGTGTGAAAAGGCCTTTAGCCAGAGCTCCCATCTGGCACAGCATCAAcgaattcacactggagagaagccctatAAGTGCAATGAATGTGACAAAACCTTTAGCCGGAGCACTCATCTGACTGAACATCAGAAtactcatactggagagaaaccttacaactGTAATGAATGCAGGAAGACTTTCAGCCAGAGCACTTACCTCATTCAGCATCAGAGGATTCATTCAGCAGAGAAGCCTTTTGGATGTAATGATTGTGGAAAAGCCTTCAGATACCGTTCTGCTCTCAACAAACATCAGAGACTGCACCCTGGCATATGA